ATCAGGCTACTGGAGGTTAAGTCTAAACAACTGTAAATGGTCTAAACCCTGAGACTTTCGGAACTTGTGGATTATTCGAAGAAGTTTAAGTTGGAGCAGAAAGAtataacttatttaaaaattgtcCATAAGTACATTAATCATTAACTATAACTCTTAGTCTAGAACAGCAACCATTGTGTTGAGAGGTGGAgctgaataatttatttaagaagcTGAGAGATCTTTGAATGATGCTATTATGATTGTCAGAAGATGTTTCAAAGCCAACAAGATCGTAGCTGGAGGTGGTGCTATCGAATTGGAATTGTCAAGATATCTTAGACATTATGCTAGATCTGTGACTGGCAAGACATAATACATTGTGAATTCCTTTGCTAAGGCATTAGAAGTTATCCCAAGAACCATTGCTGAAAATGCAGGATTAAACTCAATCGAAATCATGAATAAACTTAGATAAAGACATGCTCAAGGTGGAGAGGAAGGCAGATGGTATGGAGTCGATATTAATGGTGCATCTGGAGTATGTGATACACATTCTTCCTTTGTTTGGGAACCCAGTCTTGTCAAAAGAAATGCTCTTTGTTCAGCAACTGAGGTTGTTAttcacatttattttataggcTGCTTGTGCAATTTTATCTATTGATGAAACAGTCAAAAATCCAAAGTCTGATTAAGATACAAAAATGAAACCTAGAGGATAACCAGGTAGACCACCCATGGGAATGAGAAGATGAATgttatattaaaaacaagatatatataaatgaattttgtagctatttattaaatattctggTTTTGATGATAACAATatgtataattaaatcattcttCTCTTAAGGGTACAATTGCAGGTGCAACAATTTTTAGTACTTCAACCAATCTCCTGTGACAATTCAATACAGCTTGATGATCGCTATCTTGAAATTTACCAACAGGTCTTTATcctaattattcaattcattttcaacCTGTGATCTATTTATAGCATACTCTGAATAATCTATTTACTGTCTCTTGATTTGCAATCGATAAGATACGGTCTGCTTGAGCTTCACTCATccttcaaaatttaatttatatatttaataaatcaggAATTCGCATATATTTTGAACTCCTCACTTAGCCTTTTCTAGCATTTGTATTCTTATCTATTATAAGACCTTATGCTATCCATATCTACAATCACAGATGTCTATATTagtataatcaattaaattagcttttaaactaatttttatatggTTCAGAATTTGGGGTTCTTGCTTTCTTTATGCCCATAAAATTCATTACTTACTTGcctttctattattatagtAGTTGTTTGgactaatttgaataaatatttgtacCTTCCAAGTAATTTTTTTATCCTTCACTATTTATGCTACTGGGATTGTTTTCAAATCATCAAACTCCACATCATTCTCTAGATTAACTTCGATAACAATATCCTACAATGGCATACGCCATAAATCATTCACCTTATATTGAAGACAATAACTGGCAAATGACACATTCCAATCTATACAAAAAGATACTGGAatcctttattaaataaatgctCTTGTTGGTATTATTATGTAATCAATGATTCCCTTGTAACTTGAATTTTGATAACCATTTTATAACCATTTTTGcgatataattataaatccaaTGAATTTGGAGTGATCCTCCTTTAACACCCTTAAGTATCCGACCAATATTGTATCAACAGTTAAAGATTAGATTAATCATCAAATGTGAAATCCCCTTCCAAAGCTACCtatccaaatattttaagttcCTTCAATCTCCCATCTTTCTTAGCAATCACCATTTTCTCAAGCATTCTCAGGCAAGGTTCATTTTAGATAAGTggagataaatttaaaaaagataaatcaGGACCAGaactttattcaatttaaccCTGTATTTACTGGTTTGGTCTATCATCTAAATCTAATAGATCATTTGCATTTTATTGTTACTTTGGCTTCGCTTAAATAGGGTTAGTATTTGGCTATTCTTCAGCAGAATTTTAGGCTGATTAACCTATATTTTGGAAGCTTCAACAGAAGTAAAGTTCTCTCCGTAATCcagtaaattaatttacctACTAGTTTACTGCTGAGGTGGcttagattattattgtttgGTTTGTTAATTGGTTTAATCCTGCTGTTCTCCAACTCTTTGtatttaactttaaaaaaaatcagCTTCATTATTTGCATATATGAACTGCTTATAcccttatattaatttacaaattggGAAGACTTTTATGTATGCTATTTATACTATGTATTTGGTTTTTATGgtttatatttttggaaGATGTTTTCTTTGTGAACTTACTTACTCTTCATCTTAAATGCACAATCATATAaactctttttttatttttgttttcattAAAGTTCTTCTTAGTTCGTCTTATATTCACTCAAATTGGTAATtggtttaataaatatgttaataatatctaattgcttttctataatttattgttttttagCGTATTTTGAAGGTATATTAGCAATTAgatttttttcaattgtGGCTTAGTGTGATGAAAACTTTTAAAGATGATCAAAATCTGTGATGCATCTAGATGAGACAGAAAGTTTAACTgccaaataaaattataatttttaggGCAAAAATTCTTTAGTGTACAAGAATTCTTCTAATAATAGCAACATCGAGGAGTAGAATTGACTGTTACCTCCTAATAATTTTTGGTtgtgatttcttatttagaGTAGGTTGAATAGAATTCAGCTATCTTTTTGATTGCCTCACATCCCAAGAATAATTCATTGCGTTATACAATAATCAACAATATTGCCTAGGATCATTAGGTTGATTTTAAGTACATCTTTATTTACATTGCAAATACAAAAGTAATTTGATTCCAAAACAATAGATCGATCTATCTTTTTTGCAGTCtctaaatgattaattgatgaatactAATCTAACTAAGaatgtaattataaatatcctTAGAATGTTGCAATGATAATTCATGGGAATAATCGTTTGATGAGACAACAAAGGTATTTTGTCCTCTCTTGTTTTTGATGATGATTTAGCATATTTTCATAGTTttgtattatattaaatatatatattttctttattctctTTGTTTTACTCCCTGATTCTGAGTTTTTCTCTGCTTTTGCATCTGTCAGCTGTTctcaatttgaattctttgaaCTCTGTAAGTGGTTTGTTGGACTTGAAGATCTGGAATTTGATAGGATTGATTTGCATTCTTGGTTTcgattttgatttaatctaCAAAATgggttattttattttttgattgctGAGATCAATTGACTAAGATCTATATCTATGAGATAGGTTAGTAAAGTAGGAAGATCTTTTAATTTCGCTTTAACTAATGGAATAGTGTAGTGAATGAGTTTCTATTTATCGTGGTTTTCTAAacattttgtaattaaatttaaattattaaattaacatctctatttaatttaatatgtaaAAAGTGATCACTCCTGAAATTGTGAGAACATTCACAAATCCATGTGATAAATTTTTGTGCCAACCCtcagaagaaattaaatttattaaatttatactcAGAGATGctgatgataattttattttatttgactTTGATAATGAcgatgaaaattaataataagaagttTTGAGTTATCAATTCACGCCTCAATATTTCGATATCAAGACTTTGGGAGCAACAAAAATATTCAAGACTTTCGATAAGCCATTAAAGAATTTGCTCCTCATTGATAGGTATTTAACAAAACCAATCtagattctattttaaaaataacctCATCAAAGAGTACGAATTTCGCTTTCCTTTCTGCATACCCCATTCAACCAATACTTGGGAATCCATGTATGATCAACCTGCATTAGGAGCTAACTTAAAAGATCAGATGCTCCTGAATCCATGGGAAACCAAAAGTGAtacatttctatttattgatgGAAAATTAGCTAATCATGAAAGAATAGAGTATGATTTTAGTGGAGATTAAGAAgattttgattgaaatatACATAGTTTCTATtgactttaattaaataaatgaattcattgCAATAAAAGTTGAAGCTTAATATTGGCACTCAAACCAAAACAGACAGTTCTTAACTGCCAGACATTGTTTAAAAGAGTCCTAGAATGGTCCTTCGGAATTTACAGTCAACTAAATTAAGGAGTCAAGAGTATATAAGCACAGAAAGAGTCCGAGAAATGAAGGATGCCATTGTATCTAATCATTCAAGATAAACctcattataaaaaatgaatttgtcTCAATGTAAATTTAGGATCAATAAATTGGCCAATGATGATAATCGTGTTTGTCTACcgaattttaaaaaatggaataagGAAAAGGCTAAAAAAATGTTATGCGATTACATAAAGTAAAACAATAagtattctaataaaataattgttaaattgcCTGAGTATGAGAAAAGAGCTCCGTTTATCACAGAGCAATTTTCATTCATTGAGAAAATACTGCCTCAGAATTAAAAGTTCAGAAAGCAATTAGGGTTTAGTGAAGAAAGCATTttgagaaataatttattacttgAAAAAATGCTATTAGAAAGATTGCTATGAATTCTGGTTTTATACtatttatgtattattatgtaattatCTCAATCGGTGAAATAAAAGAAGTCATGGGCTGCATTATCATATAATCTCATGCAGAAACAACCAACTATTTCATAGTAAAATGCTTACGTCCATAACTAAACACAGCAGGGAACCAGAAATTTCTGATATTCTTTCTATACCATGCACCATAGAAAAGTCTCTTGAATAAGTATTCTTTAGGTCCTCCATACATAAAATGGAAATTGTGGTGTTGGTTAGATAATGATCTTGAGTGTTAAATGAACcccttttaatttaaatgaacaATTTACTCtctcataattaaatttgtcaTGATAATTAGACAAATTGTTCTTGCTATTATGTACCATAGCCTCTGCTCTCTCAGGCAAATGTCTCAAACCGCCTCTGAATGTTCTGAATTCATCAGATTTGTATTCGCTTACATATGTCAACCCTGCACCTTTGGcgttcatttttttatttaagatattaattatttaattcgaTAAGTTAAAGTcgatatcaaatattataattattgtccATATTCCTAATCCAAATGAATTCAACCATATAGCCAATACTCCAATATTCCCTgacaatttttaaatcactaatcaattaagtattttagaaaaagtataatttaattttaatatatatataaatgtcATTTACTTATGCTTATTAACCTGAATTGATAAGAGCATCTTAAAAGGATTCGGAGATGATTCAATCGatctatcaaaatatatgCAATCTTCTGGAATATTTTGTTTCAACTAGGTAAATCTTCAATAAACTCAAtactattaaaatgataagtAATCtgacttattatttattgacaTACTTACGAGAAGTCAAAACTATAGGAGAGGAATATACAAACATTTaagttttcaattattctgaCTATGATGATCATTTTGTACCTTTGCAAAAAAGAAGGAAAgtgttatttataattttataattactcTCATTTTCAATACCAAAGTTAAGATCTAgataaataatgtattaGTAATAACAGTCGGCAAACAAAATGCTTAAGAATTTGCCAGATATCAATGATGTATTAGAAGGGATTTAAGACTTTCACTTagcattatttttaatccaaGGCTCTTACTTTGAGATAAGCAAGAGATTAACTCAAAtccaattcattttcaatagaaTACCTCCAAATCACAATATTAAGTACAAAAGGATTGGCTAagcttatttaatattactgATTCTGCAATTCATGAGAAGCTTGTACAACTTTGTTTTGAAGATTAAGAATGAAAATATGAAAGATCAAGTGAATAAAGAAAGAAATATAACAACAAATGagaataatgataaatttacataatgtttaatttgttatGATAATGCAACAAATGTGACTTGCACTCCATGTGGACATTTATATTGTTGGGATTGCATAATGCAGCAAGTTATATTGAAACAATAATGCCCAATATGCAGATAGGATtgtcatttataataattaatataattgtacaattataattgaataataataaattttaacagaatattatatttttaacgtataataaaatgatccACGAACAGTATAGATTCTTCGGCAAAGAATTGGTTAATTCATCGGGTGAATTCTAAAAGGAAAACACAGACAGAAATAAACCAAAGCATCTTACTGTATTACCTAGATATCTCAAACTAAATTTATGGTAGGaagagaaagaaaataaaatggaagTTGAAAATAATACTCAACAATTATGTTCTTTTGATTAACAAATGATTAAAGACCCTTAATTCACTTCTTTATATAATAAGGAGATCTATACTTATTTGTTGacttaagaagaaaaatatttagttagtaataattacatgaatgaataataacaacCTGACTTAAATGCAAGAATGAGAGCAATTCTTTTAGATTGGTTGATTGATGTCCatctcaaatttaaattaagagatgAGACCTTATATGTTAcaacttatttaattgacaggtttcttaattttaagacTACAACCAGataataactttaattaGTTGGAGTAGCTTCATTATTTATAGCTTGtaaatatgaagaaatatATCCCCCTGATTTGAAAGATTTTGTGTACATCACTGACAATGCCTACACAAAATAGGATGTCCTTGAAATGGAaggataaatattataaacattAGACTTCTCCATAACCCAACCATCAAGTTATTGTTTTCTTTAGAGATTTGGTAGAATTGCAGGATTAGATACTAAGAATTTAAGCTTGGCTTAGTATCTTTTAGAGCTATCAATTGTTGACATCAAATTTATGAACTATAAACCATCGTTTCTATCTGCAGCAGCTATTTATTTAGTCCACAAAATAAGGTATcagaaatatattttcatagGAAGACTCCTCAATCTTGGAGTGAAGAAATGCAGAAAATGACTGgttataatgaataagaacTTAGGTATTGTGCTAAAGAAATGTGTCTTGTTTTGCAATCATCAgacaaatcaaatttataggCTGTTAGAAAAAAGTTTGCTTAGCCTAAATACTAAGAAGTATCACGTATTAGAGTAGAAAggcaaattaaataataaaaatgaatggttaattcatttctagttaaaatgtttaacatctataaatttatatcaatttttttatgaCACTGATCTTCTTTTTGTATTTGTTacttatattatataattattatttgaatacaAGAGACTTTTTAATCTCTATTGAAGTTTAtcttaatagatttaatagcCATCACTAATTATTCCCAATTGTTAGAAATTTTGATTGTTAATATTGTTagatttattgttattgttattaatgcTGTTGTTGCccttatttaaattgcattAGTTGGTAGAATTATATGAAGGAAAGAAGGAATTTTAAGTTTGAGATAATTTTTAAGCTTATTGAACTTATTTCATAAATGGAGTTTTGTGATTAGTTGTTTTACTCAATGATCTTTTATTATATGAATGTGAAGTAGTACTTTCAGCtctaatatgattattttcaGTATGAACTCTAGTGccattttgataaattcgAGATTTAGTTGTTGTAAATTGCAaactatttcttaattttgtcataaagttaaatttactattttcaaaattcattaaattttctttgatcttgtttaatttatctcttttcattaacttattttttattaagtaataacATGTAGTTAATGTACAATGTTTATTCTGctctaattattgaaataagtTGACTGTTTCTATTTGATTCTCTTCCAactctttaataattagatgtaTTGGAATATCATCATGAAcctttaaatattcatcttcaaaaattagattttatgattctaagaaattcattaattcattaagagTAATTCTTTTGTTTGGATCAATCGTAAGCATTGATTCTAATAATGAACAAACTTACTAAGAAATTggagaatttatttaaaattgtgatttcttaattttatttttcaagtCATTATTGTTAGTTATATTGTCAAATGGCAATTAGCCTTACAACATTTGATAAAGCATTAGACCTAAGCACCatatatcatatttttatccgtcaaattcataatatagCGAGTTTAACATTTCAGGAgattaatatgataatttaattgtagaGTAATCTATGGTTGCCTATTAATCCATCTTGATAGCCTGGCTAAAATCGATAATCTTGGGTtttccattttataatacGATGTTCtctaatcttaatttacAATGAACTATGTTATTTTCATGCAAATACGAAACTCCTTTGGCAATTTGCTgcaaatatattaaagattaaGCCTctgaaaatcaataaattataattatgatactTTTAgcattagtttaatttatgtttcaGGTCATCTCCTTCTccaaattcaaaaatcatGTAAATATTGTATGTAGATTCCAAAATCTATATTAACTTGATTGAAATTACTTCATATAATTGTATTACATTCTAATGCTTGATCTATCTGagtatttgaatttcattcTCAAGGTTTTACAAAtctctatttaatttcagattctttttctctaatattttgattaaaacaTTTTCATTCACTAATTAGTGTTTCGCGATAACAATTTTTCCGTATTTGCCATTTCCTAATAACTAATCTTatccattattataatattctatacctataatataatgttatatttaaaaagacattaaattatataatcaattattaaacagAGTAATCAGagctattttattatcttgcTTCTAATTTAGTagcttaaatattaatatttcttcatcttcctttgctcttatttattatatataaatagtttgcatctttacttattttaaatacaatatattagagttcataatttaatccaattttttatctttgaaCCTTCATTTGTGTTGGATTgtctttttaaaaatatatcccaaaatcattaatagatttggaaaataaatttgttaaaattcttttaaccacttaagaattattagatcaaaataaattgttttttgtaataaaagaaaagttATTAAACTTTGTTTAAAATGATAGAATCTTAGAATCTGAAAAATTGTGAAATGATCATagtaattttcaaaatctattttccttattactttaattttttatttatattttggaaGTTATACttctaaatgaatataaaatttggCTTATTTTGATGGATACCTGCTTTTATAtagttaatttttgaatcataacattgattatttcttttgaataacaatttcttaaaaatgattaatataatacaatctttgagtttattattattaatttaatgaatactCTTAtggtttaattatttactaacACTCACATCCAcacatatatttataattgagaTTTCTTTACAATGTACTAATTTAAAGATCTCTAATTggtatataaaatattaaatttattataaatcatcttCTACTTAGCAATGAAGAAACAGAAGAAACAATCTTTTTGGTTTCGTCGTCTATGTTTGCATAATTGTCTTTTGCAATTTTGGtgaattttgttattttactATTGCAATCAGTCAAACACTATCTTTCCTTATCATTCATCCACTCGTTTTAGATATCAATGCATTAATTGGTACattattcataaaagaaATCCTcgatttcttaaaaatccAATAAATCTTATACATTTCATTTGAATGTACGCTCCTAAATAGGTAGCGAGTGCTCTTTGATCAATTTAACCTCGACTCTATCTTATTTTCAGTTCTTTCTATTAATGGAGATTTTATTGCTACTCAGCAAGTTTCTAATCAAACAATTTCTTTCGATAAGATGAAAACATATAAccacaaaattaaatttaatgttataaGCTTATATAAATACATTCCTAATAAGTATACAgttgtttaatttagaaCTTGGAATTATTAGAAAGGAGGAATCATTTATAGTGAGAGAAGAAATCAGAGAAAATGCCACTTGGAGTGATTTAAGATAGAATcgaataaaatagataaaggAGGATCTTGAAAGTGGGAACATCAATGTTGATTCTGAGATCATTGAAGAATCAGGATAAACTCTACTTACATAAAGCATAGTGATAGATAGATatgaaatattcttattgtgTTTATTGTATTAAGGTAAAGCTATTAGTACATCCCATAgcaaatgtaaattaatagacCTACGAGGGAATGAGGCCAGTTCATTTGGCAGCAAGTCTAGGGAGATTGAAGATGCTAtaggatttaaaataatatggaGCTGAACTTGATGCAAAGGACGAGTTGGGCATGACACCTTTAGAAAGGGCAAAATTATACAACCATTCTGAAATTATTGAgtttttgaaataatgaatatttatatttataaatcctTTCAAAATACATTTCTTTATGTAGTCATAGAGTTTTGTTGAAGGCCTCTATGAATATTTGTTGAAAATCaagtatattatttattagctataaaaattattattaaagtaataattaaaacttaaaaGTATGGGAATACAGATTAAAGGAAAATCTTTAAACAAGGAAGAAATAAGTTTAGttcataaatcaaaaagtttaattagacttataaaatgattatggAAATACTTTTACATATATATGGACTATTactattatgatttaataaataaatcttatgtgttttttgaataatgttatttaatattatttcttcataaattatttagggTATAAGCacatttaaattcattaagagTTTTTAGTtctattatttcttctttttccaataaattatctttaacttaattaaattgttctaTTAATCCTTTACCGTATATTTACAAACTCAACTTATTTTGTTGTTTAATGAAGTACTTTTCATAAAAATCTACGATATCCTTTAGATAAATGAGGGATGGTTACCTTTTACATAATTTCATCTATCATAGCAATGGCAATCTCTTTCTCTTCTAATTAGAGATTGTTCCCTCGAATCTAACTCCAAATGTAAGCACTCTCATCATACAATGATTTATCCTTCTCTTAAAGAGcagatttctaaataaatataattaaatacagcTCCGTTTTTAATGTTATCCAATTAATCATCAGCTAATGATAATAAGACATTATggaattatttcaaaaagtCTTCAATATGTTAATTCACAACATAAGGCATCTATGCTGTGCCTTGAACGATTATAGCAGCACCATCAATGCAACCGATAGGTATGAATCTCATAAGAGCAACATAACCCAATTATCTTTCAGTTCTAAGATATTAGAATGCATGGTTATGGAAGAATTATTGTATAAGATTCATAATAgcaaaattctttttatttctgtgtccaatttaataataattgattgtaGCACCATTTACATCATTATTATCACCTCCCTTGTGAGTTAAGGGAACAACAACTTTTTTGTTAGTGAAGTCTCTGATGTTAAAAACATGAGGTTCTTCTGAAGTATGACTACTTGATTTATGGAATACCTTCCTAATTGTATGTAGAAGATCTTCTACTTCAGATCTAAGAATGTTACCACTTACAAAGGATGATACTCTAAAGTTAGAAAAATAGTTAGAATGGAATTCTTGTAGGCTTTCCAAATCTAGAGTAGCCAATTCATCTTAAAACAATTGAGAAGTATAATATTAGGCTTAAACaacttaattcaaatattctgACATAGCAACTCTGAATAGTTtgtcttaataaatattgttgtAATAGATCATCAATTTCTACTTCACTTAATAGAATGaatcatattttagattattgataGATTACAGAACTTTCTCAAAAAATGATTGGTAATTATCAGACCATCCATACAATTCAAGGGAAACTCCTTTGATACTTGGAGTAAATTGGAATTGATATCCAGCATCGATGGCTTCTTGGATTTCTTGATTCAAATTGTCAGTGACAAGAGTATTAAAAACTTGAATCAAGAGTTTATCCTTTAATGAATTGATGGATTTAGGAGTATTGAACATGACTCCAGTAAATATTTGTGGAACTTAGAATTACCTTTGTAATTTCCACCAAGCCTTAGTTTCAACAGTTCTTTTGATCATAAGTGGGTAATGATTAATGGCCTCATACTCCTTTTCATGTTAAATACAGTCTTCTTTGCTTTTAAATACTAATGGGGCTTGTATAAATGAGGTTTATTCTCTGCAAAGAGATTTGATACTAAAATCTTTAGGAATGAAGGTGTTAATCTTGGGTAATAACAATGGCAATTATTTGCTTTTGACCCAATCAAAGAGTACTACTTTAGTGGTAACAGCACTAGacaattttttgatttgttCTCTAGAGAGTGTCATGATTTCGTATTCTAATCTGTATAGTTCTgatgattatttaagattcGTGAATTTGGGTGAACCATGGAAGATCACAATGTTTGATGGGTTGAGCATTTCTGTCAAATAGTTATAGATACTCTCAGGTTAGAATTCCTCATACAAAAATTCAATGCTCATTGCATCAGTATAatcaaagtaatttaaattatgggCTATCTGTTATACAGTTGGATAATGATTGTTATCTAGATAGTTGTATTGTGATAATTGCAATTGTTTGTATTGTTACCAGATTTCTTCTAAGTATGGTGtgtaattgatttcattctTATCCACTTCTTAAAAGAACTAGTCTAACATATTGTTAAAGTATCCAGTCACAGTCTCAGCTACTTTGAGTTCATCTACTCCttcaatcaattcaatttcaataagaaaGAAAGTGAAATCCCCATTTCCTTCTAGAAATGTACCTGCATCAACATTTAAAGCCATCTTTTGTCTCACTAAATAATCAAGTAATCCTTCCTTAtgttttgatttaattaatgatgcTATCATTGGTAAAGTCTTGCTTTTCTTAGCAGTTCTAGGAGAGTCTAATTGATAAGCTAAGATCAATTAGTTCTTGTCTCCATTTGTCTTATACTTGACCATGAGACCAGTTTTCTTTAAGGGTAAATGTAGCTTTGatctttttttcaaattcaaatttggtatttatgaaaaatcaCTCTATTCTCTAATCCATTTGGCCATATCAggataatttgatttgaCCACTAAACTCATTATATTTGCACTATAGAATTGTGAATGaaattttactaattctTTCATTGGGTCTTTCAAAGTCTTCAATGAACCTATTGTGAATCTACCTATTggtttatttgataaaatctaGAATAGATGAGAGATCTTCCATAAATCACCTGAAACTGCAATCTCATATTCACTATTTACTGCATTGACTTCTCTCTCCACCATACTTGAATCCAGTAAAGGATCAATGAAGAAATGAGCAAATACTTACAGAGCTTCCACTACTCTCTCattgtttattttcatatagTAATTAGTTTCTTCTCCTCTTGTATAAGCATTTGTAGATCCACCTCCCTCTGCGactaatttttagaaataaccCTC
This window of the Paramecium tetraurelia macronuclear, complete genome genome carries:
- a CDS encoding Insulin degrading enzyme-like zinc peptidase, whose product is MHYVPISQTERRISKLKHKNKQKTMFIIVGALLVCLIAMLVLIVLDVNNYVKINSIFQIWQPQNTVAMVQTQRDLISSKHKQIDEELIHLKSIFQEKAYKEATNLKLPIIDKNEYQYFTLSNGLKVLVIQDPEAKIAQAALCVNVGSWTEPDEYPGLAHFLEHMLFQGSKSYPQEGYFQKLVAEGGGSTNAYTRGEETNYYMKINNERVVEALQVFAHFFIDPLLDSSMVEREVNAVNSEYEIAVSGDLWKISHLFQILSNKPIGRFTIGSLKTLKDPMKELVKFHSQFYSANIMSLVVKSNYPDMAKWIREQSDFSQIPNLNLKKRSKLHLPLKKTGLMVKYKTNGDKNQLILAYQLDSPRTAKKSKTLPMIASLIKSKHKEGLLDYLVRQKMALNVDAGTFLEGNGDFTFFLIEIELIEGVDELKVAETVTGYFNNMLDQFFQEVDKNEINYTPYLEEIWQQYKQLQLSQYNYLDNNHYPTVQQIAHNLNYFDYTDAMSIEFLYEEFQPESIYNYLTEMLNPSNIVIFHGSPKFTNLKQSSELYRLEYEIMTLSREQIKKLSSAVTTKVVLFDWVKSKQLPLLLPKINTFIPKDFSIKSLCREQTSFIQAPLVFKSKEDCIQHEKEYEAINHYPLMIKRTVETKAWWKLQRQFQVPQIFTGVMFNTPKSINSLKDKLLIQVFNTLVTDNLNQEIQEAIDAGYQFQFTPSIKGVSLELYGWSDNYQSFFEKVLQSINNLKYDSFYQVKQKLMIYYNNIYQDKLFRVAMSEYLNQVVQAQYYTSQLFQDELATLDLESLQEFHSNYFSNFRVSSFVSGNILRSEVEDLLHTIRKVFHKSSSHTSEEPHVFNIRDFTNKKVVVPLTHKGGDNNDVNGATINYYQIGHRNKKNFAIMNLIQQFFHNHAFQYLRTERQLGYVALMRFIPIGCIDGAAIIVQGTAQMPYVVNQHIEDFLKQFHNVLLSLADDQLDNIKNGAKSALQEKDKSLYDESAYIWSQIRGNNLQLEEKEIAIAMIDEIMQKDIVDFYEKYFIKQQNKLSLQIYGKGLIEQFNQVKDNLLEKEEIIELKTLNEFKCAYTLNNL